Proteins from one Paenibacillus amylolyticus genomic window:
- a CDS encoding DUF1256 domain-containing protein, which produces MAAYKREMVRHQGREFRKGVPAESLVLFFKNILQLHAPDEITFVCIGTDRSTGDALGPLTGSLLQENGIGNVMGTLSSPCDADTLEKQLALIPVQHAIIAIDACLGPKHAVGTYYLSNNPLVPAQSVGGKLPLSDSTV; this is translated from the coding sequence TTGGCAGCGTATAAGCGAGAAATGGTTCGCCATCAAGGGAGAGAGTTCCGCAAAGGCGTGCCGGCAGAGAGTCTGGTTTTATTTTTCAAAAATATCCTACAGCTTCACGCTCCAGATGAAATTACATTTGTCTGCATTGGTACCGATCGTTCCACCGGGGATGCTCTGGGTCCGCTGACCGGAAGTTTACTCCAAGAGAACGGAATAGGAAACGTGATGGGCACACTGTCTTCCCCTTGTGATGCGGATACGCTGGAGAAGCAATTGGCACTTATTCCTGTACAACATGCCATCATAGCGATTGATGCATGTCTGGGTCCAAAGCATGCCGTAGGTACATACTATCTTTCGAATAATCCACTCGTCCCGGCTCAATCGGTTGGAGGCAAGCTCCCCCTGTCGGACAGTACAGTGTAG
- a CDS encoding SAM-dependent methyltransferase — translation MYPVDSLRKLIQDIFEQNSLITATWSQLRRRDNVSYTKVQVKPVTLKNQLHYQFAYHYNNKVLHENLTPAEAVERMTLLCEETFRQGLLCTTEADYQILISKKYKVSILTKSASKTAVDLSHNRKKQYVLEEGVPVSFLVELGIMNEAGRVLARKYDKFRQINRFLEMVQDVIPHLPEGRPLTIVDFGCGKSYLTFALYHYLSVQQRRSLKIIGLDLKADVIEHCNDLANRLHYGDLKFLAGDIADYDELNEVDMVVTLHACDTATDAALEKAVRWGASVILSVPCCQHELFEQVESSVMNPLLSHGILKERFSALATDGIRAKLLDLMGYKTQLLEFIDMENTPKNILIRAVRGQAGEVTEMWNEYTAFRDFIHADPYLERACADLLPGDGKQASKESKTSKETVQDSANCDLC, via the coding sequence ATGTACCCCGTGGATTCATTGCGAAAGCTTATACAAGACATCTTTGAGCAGAATTCGCTGATTACAGCGACCTGGAGCCAGCTGCGCAGACGGGACAATGTCTCGTATACCAAAGTGCAAGTCAAGCCGGTGACCCTGAAGAATCAGCTGCATTATCAATTTGCATATCATTATAACAACAAAGTGCTGCACGAGAATTTGACTCCGGCTGAAGCGGTTGAGCGCATGACTTTGCTATGTGAAGAGACGTTTCGTCAAGGCCTGCTCTGTACGACCGAGGCAGACTATCAAATTTTGATCAGCAAAAAATATAAAGTATCCATTTTGACCAAATCTGCGTCCAAGACTGCGGTGGATCTATCGCATAATCGCAAGAAGCAATATGTATTGGAAGAGGGAGTGCCTGTCTCGTTCCTTGTTGAACTTGGCATTATGAACGAAGCAGGTCGTGTACTGGCCCGCAAGTATGACAAGTTCAGACAGATCAACCGTTTCCTCGAAATGGTGCAGGATGTTATTCCGCATCTGCCGGAGGGACGCCCGCTGACCATCGTTGATTTTGGTTGTGGCAAATCTTATCTGACCTTTGCGTTATATCATTATCTGTCTGTACAACAGCGACGTTCACTCAAGATTATTGGGTTGGACTTAAAGGCAGATGTTATTGAACACTGTAATGATCTGGCTAATCGATTGCATTATGGCGATCTGAAGTTTCTGGCTGGAGACATCGCGGACTACGACGAATTGAACGAAGTGGATATGGTTGTCACGCTGCATGCCTGTGATACAGCTACCGATGCAGCTTTGGAGAAGGCCGTTCGTTGGGGAGCTTCAGTGATTCTGTCTGTTCCTTGCTGTCAGCATGAACTGTTTGAGCAAGTTGAATCTTCCGTTATGAATCCTTTGTTGTCCCATGGCATTCTCAAGGAACGTTTTTCCGCACTGGCTACGGATGGGATTCGTGCCAAGCTGCTTGATCTGATGGGATACAAGACACAATTACTTGAATTCATCGATATGGAGAATACGCCCAAAAACATATTAATTCGTGCTGTTCGCGGTCAGGCGGGTGAAGTGACGGAGATGTGGAATGAATACACGGCGTTCCGTGATTTTATTCATGCCGATCCCTATTTGGAGCGGGCTTGTGCGGATTTGCTTCCTGGCGATGGCAAGCAGGCCAGCAAGGAATCGAAAACGAGCAAAGAAACTGTTCAAGATTCCGCGAATTGCGACCTTTGCTGA
- a CDS encoding asparaginase, with amino-acid sequence MESALLIKEYRAGVVECAHYGHISITDEHGRIVYSAGDPHFRAFTRSSAKPFQAIPGIRAGIASHYGLSAQEIAIMSSSHRSEPEHIRVLEELSGKIGLGEECLICAPSYPLNEESRNQWIRGQGEKRRILHNCSGKHLGILGIVR; translated from the coding sequence ATGGAGAGTGCCTTATTAATCAAAGAATACCGTGCAGGCGTTGTAGAATGCGCCCATTACGGACACATAAGTATTACGGATGAGCATGGAAGAATCGTATACTCGGCTGGAGACCCTCATTTTAGAGCGTTTACGCGCTCATCTGCCAAACCGTTTCAAGCTATTCCAGGAATCCGGGCAGGGATTGCCAGTCACTATGGCCTATCCGCACAGGAGATTGCCATTATGTCCTCTTCGCATCGTTCGGAACCGGAGCACATTCGGGTGCTGGAGGAGTTATCCGGTAAAATCGGATTGGGTGAAGAATGCCTGATCTGTGCACCAAGTTACCCGCTTAATGAAGAAAGCCGTAACCAATGGATACGTGGACAAGGGGAGAAACGTCGCATCTTGCATAACTGCTCTGGGAAACATCTGGGCATTCTGGGTATAGTCAGATGA
- a CDS encoding asparaginase yields the protein MKQADLGSYAEPDHPVQREILETFADLAGIEEKEIKLGTDGCGFPVFSLPLSALSNAYLKLACPDLIADPSTRTAVETITSAMNEHPLMVGGTERVDSVLLEDNNIVAKGGFKGVFGFGLKKERLGITFKVLDGSEEEWAYITQSILKQIGYSNERTIARLSEVFPSDIRNDEGTLVGHADSEFILHSLEDSV from the coding sequence ATGAAGCAGGCCGATCTGGGCAGCTACGCTGAACCGGATCATCCTGTACAACGTGAAATTCTCGAAACGTTTGCCGATCTGGCAGGTATTGAGGAAAAAGAGATTAAGCTTGGGACGGATGGCTGCGGCTTTCCGGTATTTTCTTTGCCGTTGTCCGCATTGTCGAACGCCTATCTGAAGCTCGCCTGTCCAGATCTTATCGCCGATCCTTCCACAAGAACAGCTGTAGAGACCATCACATCAGCCATGAATGAACATCCGTTAATGGTAGGTGGCACGGAGCGTGTGGATTCCGTGCTGCTGGAGGACAATAACATTGTAGCGAAGGGTGGATTCAAGGGCGTATTCGGTTTTGGTCTGAAAAAAGAACGATTGGGAATCACCTTTAAGGTACTGGATGGTTCCGAGGAAGAGTGGGCTTATATTACCCAATCCATCCTGAAACAGATTGGTTATTCCAATGAGAGAACCATTGCACGATTGTCTGAAGTGTTCCCTTCCGACATCCGAAATGACGAGGGAACCCTTGTAGGTCATGCAGATAGTGAGTTCATTCTTCACTCACTTGAAGATAGCGTATAA
- a CDS encoding DUF6483 family protein, producing the protein MFRKDYLLRMMEEMTEAIGKVFTLKQQRKHTEALSELDELMRRQFGLNLSLLNSMPAEDVIEMFRFRGMIEVDNLQQAARLIEEEAYIYQEKAKVEGIDDQERMDAEDEAVIRLMRSLHFYLYALNHGANPQLLNAPERVEGVLGLTKEYELPARTEKQLALYHEQQGRYDQAENCWYRLLQLGAEFPVSYRDDVQAFYERLSQLTDEQLEQGGLPRNEVEEGLAELSRQEMNS; encoded by the coding sequence ATGTTCAGAAAAGATTATCTGCTCCGCATGATGGAGGAAATGACGGAAGCCATTGGCAAAGTGTTCACGCTCAAACAGCAGCGCAAGCACACCGAGGCTTTGTCCGAACTGGATGAGCTGATGCGCAGGCAGTTTGGGTTGAACTTGTCTCTACTGAACTCCATGCCCGCAGAGGATGTTATTGAAATGTTCCGTTTTCGCGGAATGATTGAGGTAGACAATCTGCAGCAAGCCGCGAGGCTGATTGAAGAAGAGGCCTATATTTATCAAGAGAAGGCCAAGGTGGAAGGCATTGATGATCAGGAGAGAATGGACGCAGAGGATGAGGCTGTCATACGACTGATGAGATCACTTCATTTTTATCTGTATGCATTGAATCATGGCGCGAATCCCCAGTTATTGAATGCACCGGAACGGGTGGAGGGTGTTCTAGGGCTTACGAAGGAATATGAACTTCCTGCTCGAACCGAAAAACAGCTTGCCCTCTATCATGAACAACAGGGACGTTATGACCAGGCAGAGAATTGTTGGTACAGGCTGCTCCAGCTTGGGGCGGAATTCCCGGTGAGCTACCGTGATGATGTACAGGCGTTCTATGAAAGGTTGAGCCAACTCACGGATGAACAACTGGAGCAGGGCGGTCTGCCACGGAACGAAGTTGAAGAGGGGTTAGCTGAACTGAGCCGTCAAGAAATGAACTCATAA
- a CDS encoding DUF1128 domain-containing protein: MDLTQATAANMEYMIEAIKTKLRMASGAAMQASSFPLEKYEDLFDLYEMILSKEHLSISEVEAVASELGNLRKS; this comes from the coding sequence ATGGATTTAACACAAGCAACAGCAGCCAATATGGAATATATGATTGAAGCGATTAAAACCAAACTTCGTATGGCGAGCGGTGCCGCCATGCAAGCTTCGTCATTCCCACTTGAGAAATATGAAGATCTGTTTGACCTGTATGAAATGATCTTGAGTAAAGAACATCTCAGTATATCTGAAGTGGAAGCTGTCGCTTCGGAACTGGGTAATCTTCGTAAATCCTAA
- a CDS encoding pirin family protein, protein MIKVVTSEERHTSDRGWIHSEFSFSFADYDDPSNAHFGCLLAHNENTLMPQEGFKKHPHHDLELVSYVISGTLKHTDSMGTEQLLEPGTVQVMSAGTGVEHSETNPSADEPVRFLQMWFLPSERMLKPSYTNRRIEPQEHLNRLCPIVSGQGGEGTEGALPISQDVTCYLSHLESGKKLMYPQHEDRRTHLFLISGHVEIQCSDGNFNLKPGDAARIRKSCDLQITSTGSEPAEFVLVDLP, encoded by the coding sequence ATGATTAAAGTGGTGACATCGGAAGAAAGACATACGTCGGATCGAGGTTGGATACACAGTGAATTCAGCTTTTCCTTTGCGGATTATGATGATCCAAGCAATGCCCATTTTGGCTGTCTGCTGGCTCATAATGAGAACACGCTGATGCCGCAAGAAGGCTTTAAGAAACATCCACATCATGATCTTGAACTTGTCAGTTATGTCATATCAGGTACACTGAAACATACGGATAGTATGGGAACAGAACAATTGCTTGAACCGGGTACAGTCCAGGTCATGAGTGCAGGTACGGGAGTGGAGCATTCGGAGACCAATCCGTCAGCGGATGAACCGGTACGCTTCCTTCAGATGTGGTTCTTGCCATCGGAGCGAATGCTGAAACCGTCCTATACGAATCGGAGAATAGAGCCGCAGGAGCATTTGAATCGTCTATGTCCAATTGTATCCGGGCAAGGGGGCGAGGGAACCGAAGGCGCATTGCCTATTTCCCAGGATGTAACCTGTTACTTGTCGCATTTGGAGTCCGGTAAGAAGTTGATGTATCCGCAACACGAAGATCGACGGACACACCTTTTCCTGATCAGTGGACATGTAGAGATCCAGTGTTCAGATGGCAACTTCAACCTCAAGCCGGGGGATGCCGCACGAATTCGCAAAAGCTGTGATCTGCAAATTACGAGCACAGGCAGTGAACCTGCCGAATTTGTTCTGGTTGACCTGCCTTAA